A single Blattabacterium sp. (Mastotermes darwiniensis) str. MADAR DNA region contains:
- a CDS encoding phosphoadenylyl-sulfate reductase yields the protein MGMNKNEKCINISDLSRRIESSSIEEKLRNLSEIFPGEIVFSTSFNIEDQLISHFILHENIPIKIFTLDTGRIFEETYKVWSDTNKFYNYSITAYYPDTNKLEKFLSKKGPNSFYASVQDRMKCCFLRKVEPLRRALKGNSVWITGLRSEHSMERKNLNHLEWDDSNQLIKFHPLLDWKLEKIEKIIKKYNIPYNHLYNKGYFSIGCAPCTRSVKHGENYRSGRWYWENDSVKKECGLHLKKNKK from the coding sequence ATGGGAATGAATAAAAATGAAAAATGCATAAATATATCTGATCTTTCGAGAAGAATAGAATCCTCTTCCATAGAAGAAAAATTAAGAAATCTTTCAGAAATATTTCCGGGAGAAATAGTTTTTTCTACAAGTTTTAATATTGAAGATCAATTAATTTCTCATTTTATTCTACATGAAAATATTCCTATAAAAATATTTACTTTGGATACAGGAAGAATTTTTGAAGAAACTTATAAAGTTTGGTCAGATACAAATAAGTTTTATAATTATTCCATTACTGCTTATTATCCAGATACGAATAAATTGGAAAAATTTTTATCAAAAAAAGGGCCTAATTCATTTTATGCGAGTGTTCAGGATAGAATGAAATGCTGTTTTTTACGAAAAGTGGAACCCTTAAGAAGGGCTTTAAAAGGAAATTCCGTTTGGATAACTGGACTACGTTCAGAACATTCTATGGAAAGAAAAAATTTAAATCATTTAGAATGGGATGATAGCAATCAATTGATTAAGTTCCATCCACTTCTTGATTGGAAATTAGAAAAAATAGAAAAAATTATTAAAAAATATAATATTCCTTATAATCATTTATATAATAAGGGATATTTCAGTATAGGATGTGCTCCATGTACTCGTTCGGTTAAGCATGGGGAGAATTATCGTAGTGGTCGTTGGTATTGGGAGAACGATTCGGTAAAAAAAGAATGTGGATTACATTTAAAAAAAAATAAAAAATGA
- a CDS encoding NADP-dependent isocitrate dehydrogenase, with product MKKIKVTNPIVEMDGDEMARIIWNLIKKYLIFPYLDMKIIYFDLCLKNRDFTEDKITIEAAKAIKKYNVGIKCATITPDQERMKEFHLKKMWKSPNGTIRNIIDGTIFREPILVKNIPIPIKNWKNPICIARHANADQYNAIDFIIKKKGRLYLYFIPDNNEKKDFQKYEIHHFTEPGIAIGMYNTDESIYRFARSCFNYSIYKKWPLFLSTKNTILKTYDGRYKDIFHDLYQKEFLPIFEKLKITYEHRLIDDMVAYAIKSNGGFVWACKNYDGDVQSDAIAQGFGSIGMMTSILITPDGKTLESEAAHGTITKHYRLHQKGKITSTNPIASIFAWTRGLKHRAFLDKNYPLKNFSEKLEKSCLEVIESGKMTKDLFKLIYGSNDIKNSKNKYLDTESFFHELKLNFEKKTKNREIDN from the coding sequence ATGAAGAAAATAAAAGTAACCAATCCTATAGTAGAAATGGATGGAGATGAAATGGCTAGAATCATATGGAATCTTATTAAAAAATATTTAATATTTCCTTATTTAGACATGAAAATTATTTATTTTGATCTTTGTTTAAAAAACAGAGATTTTACAGAAGATAAAATTACTATAGAGGCAGCTAAAGCAATAAAAAAATACAATGTTGGAATTAAATGCGCAACAATTACACCCGATCAAGAAAGAATGAAAGAATTTCATTTAAAAAAAATGTGGAAATCTCCAAATGGAACAATACGAAATATTATTGATGGTACAATTTTTAGAGAACCTATCTTAGTTAAAAATATCCCTATCCCAATTAAAAATTGGAAAAATCCTATATGTATAGCCCGTCATGCAAACGCAGATCAATACAACGCAATAGATTTTATTATTAAAAAAAAAGGAAGATTATATCTTTATTTTATTCCAGATAATAATGAAAAAAAAGATTTTCAAAAATATGAAATACATCACTTTACGGAACCAGGTATAGCTATTGGAATGTACAATACAGATGAATCTATATACAGATTTGCACGTTCTTGTTTCAATTATTCTATTTACAAAAAATGGCCTCTTTTTCTTTCTACAAAGAATACTATTCTAAAAACATACGATGGGAGATACAAAGATATTTTTCATGATTTATACCAAAAAGAATTTCTCCCAATATTTGAAAAACTTAAAATTACTTATGAACATCGTTTGATTGATGATATGGTGGCATATGCTATAAAATCTAATGGAGGATTTGTCTGGGCTTGTAAAAATTATGATGGAGATGTACAATCGGATGCTATAGCTCAAGGATTTGGATCTATAGGAATGATGACTTCTATATTGATTACTCCAGATGGAAAAACTTTAGAATCTGAAGCCGCGCATGGAACAATTACTAAACATTATAGATTGCATCAAAAAGGAAAAATAACATCCACCAATCCTATTGCTTCTATTTTTGCTTGGACTCGTGGCCTTAAACATAGAGCTTTTTTAGACAAAAATTATCCACTAAAAAATTTCTCAGAAAAATTGGAAAAAAGTTGTCTAGAAGTTATAGAATCAGGAAAAATGACTAAAGATTTATTCAAGCTGATTTATGGATCCAATGACATTAAAAACAGTAAAAATAAATACTTAGATACGGAATCTTTTTTTCATGAATTAAAATTAAATTTTGAAAAAAAAACCAAAAATAGAGAAATAGATAATTGA
- a CDS encoding AMP-binding protein, whose protein sequence is MVRSFKDMGFKEDYLGIRIDFQSKRISDHLVVKGHPLYQWQETILSFLNDWKNESKSILKVSTSGTTGIPKRIFFKKEYMYECAKRTAYLLNITSSGIKGLLCLHPESIASKMFLIRAIIFRWNIYCIPPSSNPLRNIKGYFDIVSMVPIQVYYSLKNLERIRILLIGGAPISKYLEKKLQNISTICYSTYGMTETLGHIALKKINGLDKTDYYESLKDVSIGIDNRNCLRIFYPYCMDTLIQTNDIVHLISENRFNWIGRFDHVINSGGIKIIPELVEKEIFPFIPHRRRFFVSSIPDTILGERIILIIEGPTFTVRIPKSIFIEKKRFYKPKNVFFVEHFIENYLGKLKIKEIINRIIVNNIKKYSIIYFSIFGFFFKI, encoded by the coding sequence TTGGTACGATCCTTTAAGGATATGGGATTTAAAGAAGATTATTTAGGAATACGTATTGATTTTCAATCAAAAAGAATATCTGATCATTTAGTTGTTAAAGGTCATCCTTTATATCAATGGCAAGAAACCATTCTTTCGTTTTTAAATGATTGGAAAAATGAGAGTAAATCTATATTGAAAGTTTCTACTTCTGGAACAACAGGAATTCCTAAAAGAATTTTTTTTAAAAAAGAATATATGTATGAATGTGCGAAAAGAACAGCATATTTATTAAATATAACAAGCAGTGGAATTAAAGGTCTTTTATGTTTGCATCCGGAATCTATAGCATCCAAAATGTTTTTAATTCGTGCTATTATATTTCGATGGAATATTTATTGTATTCCTCCATCATCTAATCCTTTAAGGAATATAAAAGGTTATTTTGATATTGTATCCATGGTCCCTATACAAGTTTATTATAGTTTAAAAAATTTGGAAAGAATAAGAATTCTTTTGATAGGAGGAGCGCCTATTTCTAAATATTTAGAAAAAAAATTGCAAAATATTTCAACTATTTGTTATTCTACTTATGGAATGACAGAAACACTAGGCCATATAGCTTTAAAAAAAATTAACGGATTAGACAAGACTGATTATTATGAATCGTTAAAAGATGTTTCTATCGGTATAGATAATAGAAATTGTTTAAGGATATTTTATCCATATTGTATGGATACTCTTATTCAAACTAATGATATTGTTCATCTTATTTCTGAAAATAGATTTAATTGGATAGGAAGATTTGATCATGTTATTAATAGTGGAGGAATTAAAATAATTCCTGAATTAGTGGAAAAAGAAATTTTTCCATTTATTCCTCATCGTCGAAGATTTTTTGTTTCTTCCATTCCAGATACAATATTAGGAGAAAGAATAATATTAATTATTGAAGGACCTACTTTTACTGTTAGGATTCCTAAATCAATTTTTATTGAAAAAAAAAGGTTTTATAAACCAAAAAATGTTTTTTTTGTAGAACATTTTATAGAAAATTATTTGGGAAAATTGAAAATAAAAGAAATAATAAATCGAATAATAGTAAATAATATCAAAAAATATTCAATTATCTATTTCTCTATTTTTGGTTTTTTTTTCAAAATTTAA
- a CDS encoding enolase C-terminal domain-like protein, whose protein sequence is MTIKSTLRQHKFFFKQEVKNSKRIFRYSIVWFFILKKEDKIGIGECNPLLDVDVSRNLEEYERELRILSKKINTMKKTEFSYYHPYISYSSILFGLEQAFLGLKNNFPILYNSEFIEGKLGIPINSIIWLHSFKKTEIGIKKIEKEISKGFSFIKMKISQKFFSYQYLVLKEIKKKHPHIKIRVDANGTFKKKEEALFCINKLYDINIVHSIEQPIKNGNWKDISKLCKESKLPIALDEELIGIRELKLKKSLLDFIIPKYIVLKPSVCGGFLGSKEWIMEANKRKIGWWISSSLESKIGINAISQWIFKMGKKKDQGIHGLNTGYFYNDFFSPLHIKKGHIWYDPLRIWDLKKII, encoded by the coding sequence ATGACGATAAAATCGACCTTAAGACAACATAAGTTTTTTTTTAAACAAGAAGTAAAGAATTCTAAAAGAATATTCCGTTATAGTATAGTTTGGTTTTTTATTTTAAAAAAAGAAGATAAAATAGGAATTGGAGAATGTAATCCTTTATTGGATGTGGATGTTTCCCGAAATTTAGAGGAATACGAAAGAGAACTTCGTATACTTTCTAAAAAAATCAATACCATGAAGAAAACAGAATTTTCTTATTATCATCCATATATTTCTTATTCATCCATTTTATTTGGATTGGAACAGGCATTCTTGGGGTTAAAAAATAATTTTCCTATATTGTATAATTCTGAGTTTATCGAAGGAAAATTGGGTATTCCTATCAATAGTATAATATGGTTACACTCTTTTAAAAAGACAGAAATTGGAATAAAGAAAATAGAAAAAGAAATTTCTAAAGGTTTTTCATTCATTAAAATGAAAATAAGCCAAAAATTTTTTTCTTATCAATATTTAGTTTTGAAAGAAATAAAAAAAAAACATCCACATATAAAAATACGTGTTGATGCTAATGGAACTTTCAAAAAAAAAGAAGAAGCTTTATTTTGTATCAATAAACTTTACGATATAAATATTGTTCATTCTATAGAACAACCTATAAAAAACGGAAATTGGAAAGATATATCTAAACTATGTAAAGAATCAAAATTACCAATAGCATTGGATGAAGAATTAATAGGAATTCGAGAATTAAAATTAAAAAAAAGTTTATTGGATTTTATTATTCCCAAGTACATAGTATTAAAGCCTAGTGTATGTGGAGGTTTTTTAGGATCTAAAGAATGGATAATGGAAGCTAATAAAAGAAAAATAGGATGGTGGATTAGTTCTTCATTAGAGAGCAAAATAGGAATCAATGCTATATCACAATGGATTTTTAAGATGGGGAAAAAAAAAGATCAAGGAATTCATGGATTAAATACAGGATATTTTTATAACGATTTTTTTTCTCCTTTACACATAAAAAAAGGTCATATTTGGTACGATCCTTTAAGGATATGGGATTTAAAGAAGATTATTTAG
- a CDS encoding metal-dependent hydrolase, which yields MKITFLTHSTCMLEIHGFFLLIDPFFSENPIIKNNPLLWNKYIRNFGNFERIDYILLTHAHYDHVCDVEFFAKKFDSLIISNYEISNYFDQKKRLKTYGMNYGSFISFPFGKLKYIWAAHSSVFNDGSYGGNPGGFLFHTDEGNIYLSGDTSLTYEMSLIPKFGKLKMAVLPIGGVYTMDVEEAILASNFLGCDKILGVHYNTFDSIQIDQKKAEKKFLENEKELFLLKIGEVISIYDDKIDLKTT from the coding sequence ATGAAAATTACTTTTCTTACTCACAGTACTTGTATGTTAGAAATACATGGATTTTTTCTATTGATTGATCCATTCTTTTCTGAAAATCCCATCATAAAAAATAATCCATTATTGTGGAATAAATATATCCGAAATTTTGGTAATTTTGAAAGGATAGATTACATTTTATTAACCCATGCACATTATGATCATGTATGTGATGTTGAATTTTTCGCAAAAAAATTTGATTCTTTAATCATATCGAATTATGAAATATCTAATTATTTTGATCAAAAAAAGAGATTGAAAACCTATGGAATGAATTATGGATCTTTCATTTCTTTTCCTTTTGGAAAATTGAAATACATTTGGGCCGCTCATTCTAGCGTTTTTAACGATGGATCTTATGGAGGAAATCCTGGAGGTTTTCTTTTCCATACAGATGAAGGAAATATTTATTTATCAGGGGATACTTCCTTAACATATGAAATGAGTCTTATTCCTAAATTTGGAAAGTTAAAAATGGCTGTATTACCCATAGGAGGAGTTTATACTATGGATGTTGAAGAAGCTATTTTAGCTTCTAATTTTTTAGGATGTGATAAAATATTAGGAGTCCATTATAATACTTTTGATTCAATTCAAATTGATCAAAAAAAGGCGGAGAAAAAATTTTTAGAAAATGAAAAAGAACTTTTTTTATTAAAAATTGGAGAAGTTATATCTATTTATGACGATAAAATCGACCTTAAGACAACATAA
- the menA gene encoding 1,4-dihydroxy-2-naphthoate octaprenyltransferase, which yields MRLKYWFCAVRSQTLLLSFSGITLSYLISISKGYGDFYTYLLCIITSIFLQVLANFSNDYGDSIKGVDNYQRIGPKRTIQSGLISIFAMKKAINILSILSFCSGLLLIYRSIELNNFFFFFFYFIGIFVCIYSSIKYSVGPYPYGYLGMGDLSVFIFFGLVSVGGSYFLYTKVFSLDIFLLSLSIGLLSLSVLNINNMRDIKNDYKNGKYTVAGILGIKYAKLYHIFSIIISIVLGIFFNILNDYKNIYKWLFFILNIPFFIRHLKRIISIENPECFNSELKRLIHLTFLYSMSIGIGAQIK from the coding sequence ATGAGATTAAAATATTGGTTTTGTGCCGTACGTTCTCAAACTTTGCTTTTATCTTTTTCTGGAATAACTTTAAGTTATTTAATTTCTATATCCAAAGGATATGGAGATTTTTATACTTATTTATTATGTATTATAACTTCTATATTCTTACAAGTATTGGCCAATTTTTCTAATGATTATGGAGATAGTATAAAAGGAGTAGATAATTATCAACGTATTGGACCAAAAAGAACTATTCAAAGCGGTTTAATTTCTATATTTGCAATGAAGAAAGCAATAAATATATTATCTATTTTATCTTTTTGTTCTGGTCTTTTATTAATTTATAGATCAATTGAATTGAATAATTTTTTTTTTTTTTTTTTTTATTTCATAGGAATTTTTGTTTGTATATATAGTTCTATTAAATATAGTGTAGGTCCCTATCCTTATGGATATCTAGGAATGGGAGATCTTTCTGTTTTTATATTTTTTGGTTTAGTTTCTGTAGGAGGGAGCTATTTTTTATATACTAAAGTTTTTTCTTTGGATATATTTCTTTTATCTTTATCAATAGGATTGTTGAGTCTTTCTGTTTTGAATATTAATAACATGAGAGATATAAAGAACGATTATAAAAATGGGAAATATACTGTTGCAGGTATATTGGGCATCAAATATGCAAAATTATATCATATTTTTTCTATTATAATATCTATAGTATTAGGCATATTTTTTAATATATTAAATGATTATAAGAACATTTATAAATGGTTATTCTTTATATTGAATATTCCTTTTTTTATACGGCATTTAAAAAGAATTATTTCTATAGAGAATCCAGAATGTTTTAATTCAGAGTTGAAAAGATTAATACACTTAACTTTTTTATACTCTATGAGCATAGGAATTGGAGCACAAATAAAATAA
- the menB gene encoding 1,4-dihydroxy-2-naphthoyl-CoA synthase codes for MNSTIDWISIKKYEDILFYFWKGISKIVINRPECFNAFRVETVKEMIDAIDICRERRDIDVLIITGSGKKSFCSGGDQKTRGLGGYLGKDGLPRLNILDFYKKIREIPKPVIAMVNGFSVGGGHVLHVVCDLTIASDNAIFSQVGPKVGSFDGGFGASYLARHIGQKKTREMWFLCKEYSAYEALQMGLINKIVPLKELEKTTIEWCKIIQKRSPMSLRMIKRCLNAELDGQHGLMQLAGDATLMFYLMEESQEGKKAFLEKRNPNFRKFTKFL; via the coding sequence ATGAACTCTACAATAGATTGGATTTCTATTAAAAAATATGAGGATATTTTATTTTATTTTTGGAAAGGAATATCTAAAATAGTAATAAATAGACCTGAATGTTTCAATGCTTTTCGCGTAGAAACTGTGAAAGAAATGATTGATGCTATAGATATATGTCGTGAAAGAAGAGATATAGATGTATTGATTATAACCGGATCCGGGAAAAAATCTTTTTGTTCTGGAGGAGATCAAAAAACACGAGGACTTGGTGGATACTTAGGAAAAGATGGTCTTCCTAGATTAAATATTTTGGATTTTTATAAAAAAATCAGAGAGATACCTAAACCAGTTATTGCAATGGTTAATGGATTTTCTGTAGGTGGAGGACATGTTTTACATGTAGTTTGTGATTTAACTATTGCATCTGATAATGCTATTTTTAGTCAAGTAGGACCAAAAGTAGGATCTTTTGATGGAGGTTTTGGAGCTTCTTATTTAGCACGTCATATTGGTCAAAAAAAAACAAGAGAAATGTGGTTTTTGTGTAAAGAATACTCTGCATATGAAGCCTTACAAATGGGGTTAATCAATAAAATAGTACCTCTAAAAGAATTAGAAAAAACTACTATAGAATGGTGTAAAATCATACAAAAAAGAAGTCCTATGTCTTTAAGAATGATTAAACGTTGTTTAAATGCAGAATTAGATGGACAACATGGATTAATGCAATTAGCAGGAGATGCTACTTTAATGTTTTATTTGATGGAAGAATCTCAAGAAGGAAAGAAAGCTTTTTTAGAAAAAAGAAATCCAAATTTTAGGAAATTTACCAAATTTTTATGA
- a CDS encoding SLC13 family permease has protein sequence MIILVFIIGYLFITIEDFVSINKVIPSILMATICWSLIMFWNIPVFELSNRYLIKCKDPYHLLLIHLGKASEIVFFLVGAMSMISIMDMYYGFEALRVLFYSNTNTKRKFLWIISLLSFLLSAIIDNLTATIIIITILKKIIVDYKERWYYLGLIIISANAGGVWSPIGDITTTMLWITNKVTTINLVKKIFIPSVLCMCISTFIGSLIPIFDGYITMKKIELSKKDFKKGLWMLKIGLFLMLLVPLFKTITGIPPYMGMMFSFGILCLITNIYYKNHFSMNKVFKKLDFSSILFFLGILLSISSLESLGILYNLSYWINHTVTSWKITTFIFGLISSVIDNVPLVAAVIAMFSYPIDHEFWHFITYISGTGGSIFLIGSSSGITAMGMEKIDFFWYLKKISWLALIGYLTGFIYLLLIDPFFSL, from the coding sequence ATGATAATTTTAGTTTTTATCATTGGGTATTTATTTATTACCATTGAAGATTTTGTATCCATAAATAAGGTAATTCCATCTATTCTTATGGCTACTATTTGTTGGTCCTTGATTATGTTTTGGAATATACCTGTTTTTGAATTATCTAATAGATATTTAATTAAATGTAAAGATCCTTATCATTTATTATTGATTCATTTAGGAAAAGCTTCTGAAATTGTTTTTTTTCTTGTTGGGGCTATGTCTATGATTTCTATTATGGACATGTATTATGGATTTGAAGCTCTAAGAGTTTTATTTTATTCCAATACGAATACGAAACGTAAGTTCTTATGGATAATAAGTTTATTATCCTTTTTATTATCTGCTATTATAGATAATCTTACAGCTACTATAATTATAATTACTATTTTAAAAAAAATTATAGTTGATTATAAAGAACGTTGGTATTATTTAGGATTGATTATTATATCTGCTAATGCAGGAGGAGTTTGGTCTCCTATAGGAGATATAACTACTACAATGTTATGGATTACGAATAAAGTAACTACTATTAATCTTGTTAAAAAAATATTCATTCCATCTGTTTTATGTATGTGTATTTCCACTTTTATAGGTTCATTAATACCGATTTTTGATGGATATATTACAATGAAAAAAATTGAATTATCTAAAAAAGATTTTAAAAAAGGTTTATGGATGTTAAAGATTGGTTTATTCCTTATGTTATTGGTTCCTCTTTTTAAGACCATAACTGGTATACCTCCATATATGGGAATGATGTTTTCTTTTGGAATTCTTTGTCTGATAACTAATATTTATTATAAGAATCATTTTTCTATGAATAAGGTATTTAAAAAACTAGATTTTTCTAGTATTTTATTTTTTTTAGGAATACTACTCTCTATTTCTTCTTTAGAATCTTTAGGTATATTATACAATTTATCTTATTGGATTAATCATACAGTTACTTCATGGAAAATAACAACATTTATATTTGGATTAATATCTTCTGTTATAGATAATGTTCCTTTAGTTGCAGCTGTTATAGCTATGTTTTCTTATCCTATAGATCATGAATTTTGGCATTTTATAACTTATATATCTGGAACGGGAGGGAGTATTTTTCTTATAGGATCATCCTCTGGTATAACAGCAATGGGAATGGAAAAAATAGATTTTTTTTGGTATTTAAAAAAAATTAGTTGGTTGGCTTTAATAGGATATTTAACTGGTTTTATCTATTTATTATTAATCGATCCATTTTTTTCTCTGTAA
- the eno gene encoding phosphopyruvate hydratase — translation MSKIKNIQARQILDSRGNPTVEVDVITENNILGRFSVPSGASKGKNEAIELRDGGKEFLGNGVLKAVQNVNNIIAPELIGKSVMDQLLIDQLILDLDGTKNKRRLGSNATLGISLATTKAAAKELNIPLYKYIGGIYAHWLPVPLINIVNGGRHSDTSIAFQEFMIVPITANTFFESIQMGYKVFYQLKKILSEKGLSTNVGDEGGFSSNFKNIEVVLDNILEAIHIANYEPYDEIGIALDCAASEFYQNDKYNYSFFEKKSKQENIKSKEEHVNYLSYLTKRYPIVSIEDGMDQNDWEGWKLLTNELGKEVQLVGDDLFVTQVNRLNKGIKEGIANSILIKLNQVGTLTETIETIYLAKKNGYNNIISHRSGDTEDSFIADFSVAFNIEQIKTGSLCRSERTSKYNQLLRIEDILGNNSYYPGWVIK, via the coding sequence ATGAGTAAGATTAAAAATATTCAGGCTAGACAAATATTGGATTCTAGAGGGAATCCTACTGTAGAAGTAGATGTCATCACAGAAAATAATATATTAGGACGTTTTTCTGTTCCATCGGGAGCTTCAAAAGGGAAAAATGAAGCAATTGAATTACGAGATGGAGGAAAAGAATTTTTAGGAAATGGAGTTTTAAAAGCTGTTCAAAATGTAAATAATATTATTGCTCCTGAATTGATTGGAAAATCGGTAATGGATCAATTACTTATTGATCAATTAATATTAGATTTAGACGGAACAAAAAATAAAAGAAGATTAGGATCTAATGCTACCTTAGGGATTTCTTTGGCTACAACAAAAGCTGCGGCAAAAGAATTAAATATTCCTCTTTATAAATATATAGGAGGAATATATGCTCATTGGCTTCCAGTTCCTTTAATAAATATTGTCAATGGAGGAAGACATTCGGATACTTCTATAGCATTTCAAGAATTTATGATAGTCCCCATTACGGCAAATACTTTTTTTGAATCTATTCAAATGGGTTATAAAGTTTTTTATCAACTAAAAAAGATTTTATCCGAAAAAGGTTTATCTACTAACGTAGGTGATGAAGGAGGTTTTTCTTCTAACTTTAAGAATATTGAAGTAGTTTTAGATAATATTTTGGAAGCTATACATATAGCCAATTATGAACCTTATGATGAAATAGGAATTGCTTTAGATTGTGCGGCTTCTGAATTTTATCAAAATGATAAGTATAATTATTCTTTTTTTGAAAAAAAAAGTAAACAAGAAAATATAAAATCTAAAGAAGAACATGTGAATTACTTGTCTTATTTAACCAAACGTTATCCAATTGTATCCATAGAAGATGGAATGGATCAAAATGATTGGGAAGGATGGAAATTGTTGACTAACGAATTAGGAAAAGAAGTCCAATTAGTAGGAGATGATCTTTTTGTTACACAGGTGAATAGGTTAAATAAAGGGATAAAAGAAGGGATAGCTAATTCTATACTTATAAAACTTAATCAAGTAGGGACACTGACAGAAACCATAGAAACCATCTATTTAGCAAAAAAAAATGGTTATAATAATATCATTTCTCATCGTTCTGGAGATACAGAAGATTCTTTCATAGCCGATTTTTCTGTAGCCTTCAATATAGAACAAATTAAAACAGGTTCTCTATGTCGTTCTGAACGAACTTCAAAATACAATCAATTATTACGTATTGAAGATATTCTTGGAAATAATTCTTATTATCCAGGATGGGTTATAAAATAA
- the rplQ gene encoding 50S ribosomal protein L17, which yields MNHRKKNNHLGRKFGHRRAILSNLSSSLIKKKKIFTTLAKSKALRKYIEPIIRKSKIDTIHSKRNIFSLLRDKAAVSELFEDSFKKVRERPGGYTRIIKIGFRFGDRAKWSLIELVDFNNIYNKKKMVRRGKKKGIKQID from the coding sequence ATGAATCATAGAAAAAAAAATAATCATTTAGGAAGAAAGTTTGGACATAGGAGGGCTATATTATCTAATTTATCTTCTTCTTTGATTAAAAAGAAAAAAATTTTTACTACTCTCGCAAAATCAAAAGCTTTAAGAAAATATATTGAACCTATTATAAGAAAATCAAAAATAGACACAATTCATTCAAAAAGAAATATATTTTCTTTATTGAGAGACAAAGCCGCGGTATCAGAACTTTTTGAAGATTCTTTCAAAAAAGTGCGTGAACGTCCTGGTGGATATACAAGAATTATAAAGATAGGATTTCGTTTTGGAGATAGGGCAAAATGGTCTCTTATTGAATTAGTAGATTTTAATAATATTTATAATAAGAAAAAGATGGTAAGACGTGGAAAAAAAAAGGGGATCAAACAGATAGATTAA
- a CDS encoding DNA-directed RNA polymerase subunit alpha: protein MAILDFVKPDKITVSEFSENKGLFHLKPLEPGYGLTLGNALRRVLLGSLRGFAITSIRIKGVQYEFSTIEGVVEDVTEIILNLKKIRLKRKIPGITKEIVNVCIKEEEQVTGKIFNKFISSFKILNTDLVICNKEKSIPLEMSFTIEEGRGYVPAEENKKNNEDLIGNIPIDSIYTPIKNVKYTIENCRVGQQTDFENLSLEIKTDGSICPKKALMEASKILIQYFSIFSYGKIGKKESEKISTEKKYDEDFLRMRTLLKSKLNDMDLSVRTKNCLTSASIRTIEDLVRSNRSNILKMRNFGKKSLEELESRMKEKGLYFGMDISEYNK from the coding sequence ATGGCTATTCTAGATTTTGTTAAACCTGATAAAATTACGGTTTCTGAATTTTCAGAAAATAAAGGTCTTTTCCATTTAAAACCGTTAGAACCCGGTTATGGTCTTACATTAGGAAATGCTTTGAGAAGAGTACTTTTGGGTTCGTTGAGAGGATTTGCTATTACTTCTATTAGAATTAAAGGAGTTCAATATGAATTTTCTACTATAGAAGGTGTAGTAGAAGATGTTACTGAAATCATTTTAAATTTAAAAAAAATTCGTTTAAAACGAAAAATACCTGGAATAACTAAAGAAATAGTTAATGTTTGCATTAAAGAGGAAGAGCAAGTTACTGGAAAGATTTTCAATAAATTTATTTCTAGTTTTAAAATTTTGAATACGGATTTGGTTATTTGCAATAAGGAAAAATCTATTCCATTGGAAATGAGTTTCACTATAGAAGAAGGAAGAGGTTATGTTCCTGCAGAAGAAAATAAAAAGAATAATGAAGATTTAATTGGAAATATTCCAATAGATTCTATTTATACTCCTATTAAAAATGTTAAATACACGATAGAGAATTGTCGTGTTGGTCAACAGACTGATTTTGAAAATCTTTCATTGGAAATAAAAACAGATGGATCTATTTGTCCAAAAAAGGCTTTAATGGAAGCTTCTAAAATTTTGATTCAATATTTTTCTATTTTTTCTTATGGGAAGATTGGAAAAAAAGAATCCGAGAAAATTAGTACAGAAAAAAAATATGATGAAGATTTCTTGCGTATGCGTACATTATTAAAATCTAAATTAAACGATATGGATTTATCTGTACGTACAAAAAATTGTTTAACATCTGCATCTATACGAACTATAGAAGATTTGGTAAGGTCTAATAGATCCAATATTTTAAAAATGAGGAATTTTGGAAAAAAATCATTGGAAGAATTGGAGAGTAGAATGAAAGAAAAAGGATTATATTTTGGAATGGATATTTCAGAATACAATAAATAG